Proteins encoded by one window of Drosophila melanogaster chromosome X:
- the CG6179 gene encoding uncharacterized protein: MTRHARNCTAGAVYTYNEKKRDAAESGYGTNAQRLGKDSVKSFDCCSLTLQPCRRPVITKDGYLFDKEAILQYIVTKKNEYSRRLKEYERLRRAEEDKLSQEANSKQQARMERFVNAEKPAMTPAHSSAAASEKPSTSSAAAAASSESSSASSISNMTNGHEKKLPSFWLPSECPNAGLAKAQKPDATIYCPVSQKPLRVKDLIDVKFTLLKDGDTKRSLIAKEARYMCPITHDVLSNAVPCAVLRPTGDVVTMECVERLIRKDMIHPLTDRKLKEKDIIPLQRGGTGYATTNDHLQAKEKRPMLQA, translated from the exons ATGACTCGCCACGCACGTAACTGCACGGCCGGAGCCGTGTACACCTACAACGAGAAGAAGCGTGACGCGGCGGAGTCCGGCTACGGCACGAATGCCCAGCGCCTGGGCAAGGATTCGGTGAAATCCTTCGACTGCTGCTCCTTGACGCTGCAACCATGTCGCAGGCCAGTGATCACCAAGGATGGCTATCTATTCGACAAGGAGGCCATCCTGCAGTACATCGTGACCAAGAAGAACGAGTACAGCCGCCGACTGAAGGAGTACGAGCGTCTGCGGCGCGCGGAGGAGGATAAACTGAGCCAGGAGGCCAACAGCAAGCAGCAGGCGCGCATGGAGCGCTTTGTTAATGCCGAGAAGCCAGCGATGACACCCGCCCACTCCTCGGCCGCTGCCAGCGAGAAGCCGTCGACCTCttccgccgctgctgccgcttcATCTGAATCCTCGTCCGCATCCTCGATATCCAACATGACCAACGGGCACGAGAAGAAGCTGCCCAGCTTCTGGCTGCCCTCCGAGTGCCCCAATGCCGGGTTAGCCAAGGCCCAGAAGCCCGACGCCACCATCTACTGCCCGGTGTCGCAGAAACCGCTGCGAGTCAAGGATCTGATTGATGTGAAGTTCACGCTGCTCAAGGACGGCGACACGAAGCGCTCGCTGATTGCCAAGGAGGCGCGCTACATGTGCCCCATTACCCACGACGTGCTCAGCAACGCGGTGCCCTGCGCTGTGCTGCGTCCCAC TGGCGATGTGGTGACCATGGAGTGCGTGGAACGGCTGATCAGAAAGGACATGATCCATCCGCTCACGGATCGCAAGCTCAAGGAGAAGGACATCATTCCCCTGCAGCGA GGCGGCACTGGCTACGCAACGACGAACGACCACCTCCAGGCCAAGGAAAAACGGCCCATGCTCCAGGCCTAA